One window of Rubrivirga sp. SAORIC476 genomic DNA carries:
- a CDS encoding NF038122 family metalloprotease — MPSSFVRLAALFSLTALLLPAVAQQPLPAHAGVHILTVGPGGDLICDEATEAQAQGLHDATANLTGQSVRLTPLPSLNAEGTSGFRIVLRATDQLLDRPEALLAFRRSAARWERVLQNDITAVIDVDYGPERFGTPYDANVLGSTNSALQFAGGTTGTADMVARLKARASDAQETALYNAIPSPTPSTSADGATLNRGIGGQISLQVLGYLPAVTNSSAPFGNVPSIGFNDAFPYDFDPTDGVDSDKTDFEGVAIHEIGHALGFTSAIGVTAAGSEPLFAPWDLFRVRPDAVVAGESLTDGVGFETAQRVVTPGPPNSVVLTVENGVTYFEPVQVFFDGPATFEVSTATGARQGGDGQQASHWRDDALRPPSLGAARKIGIMDPNLGRGTRDPLRYADIRMLDIIGYTVDYDPPTATLALSVDGQAIDDRFLITDPIDLGDVNAGATRSVPLVIGNADSTAPLDFVIELVRTNTFPTTTSPTFSVASGTGTVPAGGSTTRQLTIGGVNGQAIVEGIVRIRSNDDDRGVVEVPVTFTTGGAVPPELTVGDLPTTLGDLGTDETRTAGLPVSNAGTFDLSYRVLTGLVTRAFAFPETTEAARTAAPVFSADFEGADPLASFLFNRKSAPDRWQTRTTGPAALPGHSSPTALYYGSTLFIDSYADNTFGQIRTPTIDLSGASPDSRVTLSFAYYLQAETGFDIASVLLSVDGGQTFEELASSDGGLLRNTEGAWETATIEVAGIASFPTPVQFAFRFESDASVTDVGWFLDDIVVDVAEGEAPFYVTPVGGVIPGNGSVDLTLTVDASALETGFYRGSVELRTNQPGDDPAPFPIEFSVGGAVQPTITEAEPILPLNIYGGDVSERTLSLQNGGDATLSFVRVLEPATSRFEAGAAASLGHSAFDGLAAPGTAIAETAGMRSSAGALDDGDVLGAVSFGTAPKLYDLAQLPNGDIVLFDGASTTTTTATVLARDLMDPGDTFSSTALGASVTGVAYNDQTGSLWVALFEDATLAEVTLSSGSIVPTGRTVPLDFTPFGMDYSPELDAFLIGSYATSGVLAVTADGALLPGYPAFVAGRDIDAGATSLPGVSFAQGLLEMTGGATELLPRDQFGAGFGEASGVFSADVLGQSMGVYGLLRDRLDPDGSFFVTTRSDAASGATARLVRIDPPDLPAGVGTRVRAGAPIFADRSIAPREAFDVILEVDATDLPPGELTDEIAFLTNNPTTPVVRYPLTLSVSPVASEAEAPEAFTLAGVDPNPVGGVGRVRFALAEAADVSVSVFDALGRRVAILAEAPMAAGAHELPFPAASLAPGVYVIRLVAGTEQAARTVTVVR; from the coding sequence ATGCCCTCGTCGTTCGTCCGCCTCGCGGCGCTCTTCAGCCTGACCGCGCTGCTGCTGCCCGCGGTCGCACAGCAGCCCCTCCCCGCCCACGCGGGCGTCCACATCCTGACCGTCGGTCCCGGCGGCGACCTGATCTGCGACGAGGCCACCGAGGCGCAGGCGCAGGGCCTCCACGACGCGACCGCGAACCTGACGGGCCAGAGCGTGCGCCTGACGCCGCTGCCGTCGCTCAACGCCGAGGGCACGTCGGGCTTCCGCATCGTCCTGCGGGCGACGGACCAGCTGCTGGACCGCCCCGAGGCGCTGCTCGCCTTCCGGCGTTCGGCCGCGCGCTGGGAGCGGGTCCTCCAGAACGACATCACGGCGGTGATCGACGTGGACTACGGCCCGGAGCGCTTCGGGACGCCCTACGACGCCAACGTGCTCGGCTCCACGAACTCGGCGCTCCAGTTCGCGGGCGGCACGACCGGCACGGCCGACATGGTCGCGCGCCTGAAGGCCCGCGCCTCCGACGCCCAGGAGACGGCGCTCTACAACGCCATCCCATCCCCGACCCCCTCGACCAGTGCCGACGGCGCCACCCTCAACCGCGGCATCGGCGGGCAGATCTCGCTCCAGGTGCTCGGCTACCTGCCCGCCGTCACGAACTCCTCGGCGCCCTTCGGCAACGTGCCCTCGATCGGCTTCAACGACGCCTTCCCGTACGACTTCGACCCGACCGACGGCGTCGACAGCGACAAGACGGACTTCGAGGGCGTCGCCATCCACGAGATCGGGCACGCGCTCGGGTTCACGTCGGCCATCGGGGTCACGGCGGCGGGCTCGGAGCCGCTGTTCGCGCCGTGGGACCTGTTCCGCGTCCGCCCGGACGCCGTGGTGGCAGGCGAGAGCCTGACCGACGGCGTCGGCTTTGAGACCGCGCAGCGGGTCGTGACGCCGGGGCCGCCCAACTCGGTCGTGCTGACGGTCGAGAACGGGGTGACCTACTTCGAGCCGGTGCAGGTCTTCTTCGACGGACCGGCCACGTTCGAGGTCTCGACGGCCACCGGCGCGCGGCAAGGCGGCGACGGCCAGCAGGCCTCGCACTGGCGCGACGACGCGCTGCGCCCACCGTCCCTCGGCGCGGCGCGCAAGATCGGCATCATGGACCCCAACCTCGGCCGCGGCACCCGCGACCCACTGCGCTACGCCGACATCCGGATGCTCGACATCATCGGCTACACCGTCGACTACGACCCGCCGACGGCGACGCTGGCGCTCAGCGTGGATGGCCAGGCCATCGACGACCGCTTCCTGATCACCGACCCGATCGACCTCGGTGACGTGAACGCGGGGGCCACGCGCTCCGTGCCGCTGGTGATCGGCAACGCCGACAGCACGGCGCCGCTCGACTTCGTGATCGAGCTCGTGCGCACGAACACCTTCCCGACCACCACGTCCCCGACGTTCTCCGTCGCCAGCGGCACTGGCACCGTCCCGGCGGGCGGCTCCACGACGCGCCAGCTCACCATCGGCGGGGTCAACGGCCAGGCCATCGTCGAGGGGATCGTCCGCATCCGCTCCAACGACGACGACCGCGGCGTGGTCGAGGTCCCGGTGACGTTCACGACCGGCGGCGCCGTCCCCCCGGAGCTGACCGTCGGCGACCTCCCGACCACGCTCGGCGACCTCGGCACCGACGAGACGCGCACGGCGGGCCTCCCGGTGTCCAACGCGGGCACCTTCGACCTGAGCTACCGCGTGCTGACGGGGCTCGTCACGCGCGCCTTCGCGTTCCCCGAGACCACCGAGGCCGCCCGCACCGCGGCGCCGGTCTTCTCGGCCGACTTCGAGGGCGCCGACCCGCTCGCGTCGTTCCTCTTCAACCGGAAGTCGGCGCCGGACCGCTGGCAGACGCGCACGACGGGCCCGGCGGCCCTGCCCGGCCACTCCAGCCCGACGGCGCTGTACTACGGCAGCACGCTCTTCATCGACTCCTACGCGGACAACACGTTCGGCCAGATCCGCACGCCGACCATCGACCTGAGCGGCGCCTCGCCGGACAGCCGCGTGACGCTCTCGTTCGCGTACTACCTCCAGGCCGAGACGGGCTTCGACATCGCCTCGGTGCTCCTGTCGGTCGACGGCGGGCAGACCTTCGAGGAGCTCGCCTCCTCCGACGGCGGCCTCCTCCGCAACACCGAGGGCGCCTGGGAGACGGCCACGATCGAGGTGGCGGGCATCGCGAGCTTCCCCACCCCCGTCCAGTTCGCCTTCCGCTTCGAGAGCGACGCCAGCGTGACCGACGTCGGCTGGTTCCTCGACGACATCGTGGTGGACGTGGCCGAGGGCGAGGCACCGTTCTACGTCACTCCGGTCGGCGGCGTGATCCCGGGCAACGGCTCCGTAGACCTCACGCTGACCGTCGACGCAAGCGCGCTGGAGACCGGCTTCTATCGCGGCAGCGTCGAGCTGCGGACCAACCAGCCCGGCGACGACCCGGCGCCGTTCCCGATCGAGTTCTCGGTCGGCGGCGCCGTCCAGCCCACGATCACGGAGGCGGAGCCGATCCTGCCGCTGAACATCTACGGCGGCGACGTCTCTGAGCGCACGCTGAGTCTCCAGAACGGCGGCGACGCGACGCTCTCGTTCGTCCGCGTGCTGGAGCCCGCCACGAGCCGGTTCGAGGCGGGCGCAGCCGCGTCGCTGGGGCACTCGGCCTTCGACGGGCTGGCGGCACCCGGCACGGCCATCGCCGAGACGGCGGGCATGCGGTCGTCGGCGGGGGCCCTCGACGACGGCGACGTGCTCGGTGCGGTCTCGTTCGGCACGGCGCCCAAGCTCTACGACCTCGCCCAGTTGCCCAACGGCGACATCGTGCTGTTCGACGGCGCCTCGACGACGACGACGACGGCGACGGTCCTGGCGCGCGACCTCATGGACCCCGGCGACACGTTTAGCTCGACCGCCCTTGGCGCGTCGGTCACTGGCGTGGCCTACAACGACCAGACGGGGTCGCTCTGGGTCGCGCTGTTCGAAGACGCCACGCTCGCCGAGGTCACCCTCTCGAGCGGCAGCATCGTACCGACCGGGCGCACGGTCCCGCTCGACTTCACGCCCTTCGGCATGGACTACAGCCCCGAGCTGGACGCCTTCCTCATCGGGTCGTACGCCACGTCGGGCGTGCTCGCGGTCACCGCCGACGGCGCGCTGCTGCCGGGCTACCCGGCTTTCGTCGCCGGGCGCGACATCGACGCGGGGGCCACCTCGCTGCCGGGCGTCTCGTTCGCGCAGGGCCTTCTGGAGATGACGGGCGGGGCCACCGAGTTGCTCCCGCGCGACCAGTTCGGCGCGGGCTTCGGCGAGGCCAGCGGCGTGTTCTCGGCCGACGTGCTCGGCCAGTCCATGGGCGTGTACGGACTGCTCCGGGACCGCCTCGACCCGGACGGCTCGTTCTTCGTCACCACGCGCTCGGACGCGGCCAGCGGGGCGACGGCGCGGCTCGTCCGCATCGACCCGCCGGACCTGCCCGCGGGCGTCGGCACGCGCGTGCGCGCCGGGGCTCCGATCTTTGCCGACCGCTCCATCGCCCCGCGCGAGGCCTTCGACGTGATCCTGGAGGTGGACGCGACGGACCTGCCGCCGGGCGAGTTGACCGACGAGATCGCGTTCCTGACCAACAACCCGACCACGCCGGTCGTCCGCTACCCGCTGACGCTGAGCGTGAGCCCGGTGGCGTCCGAGGCCGAGGCCCCGGAAGCGTTCACGCTGGCGGGCGTCGACCCGAACCCGGTGGGCGGCGTCGGCCGCGTCCGGTTCGCGCTGGCCGAGGCCGCCGACGTGTCGGTGTCGGTGTTCGACGCGCTGGGCCGCCGCGTGGCGATCCTCGCCGAGGCGCCGATGGCGGCGGGGGCGCACGAGCTGCCGTTCCCGGCGGCGTCGCTGGCGCCGGGCGTCTACGTGATCCGCCTCGTGGCGGGCACCGAGCAAGCCGCGCGGACGGTCACGGTGGTACGGTAG
- a CDS encoding magnesium chelatase: protein MADAPQISTLGDLKASGYRPRSVKDEIRANLIARLQSGDDVFPGILGFDRTVIPQVQNALLGRHDFILLGLRGQAKSRIVRMLPSLLDEWVPEVEGSEIHDDPLDPVSKYARDLIHDQGDETPVSWLHRSARYGEKLATPDTSIADLIGDIDPIKAATRKLTYADEEVIHFGIIPRTHRGIFAINELPDLQPRIQVGLLNIMEEQDIQIRGFNVRIPIDVLMVYTANPEDYTNRGSIITPLKDRIDSQILTHYPRELGIGVEITRQEAWAERDGAVTVHVPHVFRQIVEQVAFEARASEYVDQKSGVSARLTRAALEDLVSAAERRALIHGESETTLRASDLEAIEPAVTGKVELVYEGEQEGAQGVARALVGKAVSTIVKTYLPDPTAKGSGADGGRAAYREVLGWFSKGHTVDLDTDLRFAEYVQQLDRVEGLGALVDAHTAPPSPAEKASMMELALEMLHQHSLLGKEVADDGASYADMMGSVLSGLGSFGADDDDDLDDDEEDYRRFG, encoded by the coding sequence ATGGCAGACGCCCCCCAGATTTCGACGCTCGGCGACCTCAAGGCGTCGGGCTACCGGCCCCGCTCCGTCAAGGACGAGATCCGCGCTAACCTGATCGCCCGCCTCCAGTCTGGCGACGACGTGTTTCCCGGCATCCTCGGCTTCGACCGGACCGTCATCCCGCAGGTCCAGAATGCGCTGCTGGGTCGCCACGACTTCATCCTGCTCGGCCTCCGCGGCCAGGCCAAGAGCCGCATCGTGCGGATGCTGCCGTCGCTCCTCGACGAGTGGGTGCCCGAGGTCGAAGGCTCCGAGATCCACGACGACCCGCTGGACCCGGTCTCGAAGTACGCCCGCGACCTGATCCACGACCAGGGCGACGAGACGCCGGTCTCCTGGCTCCACCGGTCCGCCCGCTACGGCGAGAAGCTGGCCACGCCCGACACGTCCATCGCCGACCTCATCGGCGACATCGACCCGATCAAGGCGGCCACGAGGAAGCTGACCTACGCCGACGAGGAGGTGATCCACTTCGGCATCATCCCGCGCACGCACCGGGGCATCTTCGCCATCAACGAGCTGCCGGACCTCCAGCCGCGCATCCAGGTGGGCCTGCTCAACATCATGGAGGAGCAGGACATCCAGATCCGTGGCTTCAACGTCCGCATCCCGATCGACGTGCTGATGGTGTACACGGCCAACCCGGAGGACTATACCAACCGCGGCTCGATCATCACGCCGCTCAAGGACCGCATCGACTCCCAGATCCTGACCCACTACCCGCGCGAGCTGGGCATCGGCGTCGAGATCACGCGGCAGGAGGCGTGGGCCGAGCGCGACGGCGCGGTGACCGTCCACGTCCCGCACGTCTTTCGGCAGATCGTCGAGCAGGTGGCCTTCGAGGCGCGGGCCTCCGAGTACGTCGATCAGAAGTCGGGCGTCTCGGCGCGGCTGACGCGGGCGGCGCTGGAGGACCTAGTCTCGGCCGCCGAGCGGCGCGCGCTGATCCACGGCGAATCTGAGACCACGCTCCGCGCGAGCGACCTCGAAGCCATCGAGCCCGCCGTGACGGGCAAGGTGGAGCTGGTCTACGAGGGCGAGCAGGAGGGCGCGCAGGGCGTCGCCCGGGCGCTCGTCGGCAAGGCGGTCTCTACCATCGTCAAGACCTACCTCCCGGACCCGACCGCCAAGGGGTCCGGCGCCGACGGTGGCCGCGCGGCCTACCGCGAGGTCCTCGGCTGGTTCTCGAAGGGCCACACGGTCGACCTCGACACCGACCTCCGCTTCGCCGAGTACGTCCAGCAGCTCGACCGCGTCGAGGGGCTCGGGGCGCTCGTGGACGCGCACACCGCGCCGCCGTCACCCGCCGAGAAGGCGTCGATGATGGAGCTGGCGCTGGAGATGCTCCACCAGCACTCGCTGCTCGGCAAGGAGGTCGCCGACGACGGCGCCAGCTACGCCGACATGATGGGTTCCGTCCTCTCCGGCCTCGGCTCCTTCGGCGCGGACGACGACGACGACCTCGACGACGACGAGGAGGACTACCGTCGCTTCGGCTGA
- a CDS encoding GNAT family N-acetyltransferase — translation MTLRPATPADAATVCELVRELAAYEKASADDVSASTAAFAAALAPDASPRLGCLLAEVDGVAAGVAVFFPAFSTWRAGWGLYLEDLFVRPAYRGQGIGLALFRAVAAEAVARGAERLEWIVLDWNELALGFYRSLGAEALDEWTKMRLTGDALAALAEPVRDA, via the coding sequence ATGACGCTCCGCCCCGCCACCCCTGCCGACGCCGCGACCGTGTGCGAGCTCGTCCGCGAGCTGGCCGCCTACGAGAAGGCGTCGGCGGACGACGTCTCGGCCTCGACGGCCGCGTTCGCCGCTGCGCTCGCGCCCGACGCCTCGCCCCGCCTCGGCTGTCTGCTCGCCGAGGTGGACGGCGTCGCAGCGGGCGTCGCGGTCTTCTTTCCCGCCTTCTCGACGTGGCGCGCGGGCTGGGGGCTTTATCTGGAAGACCTGTTCGTGCGCCCGGCCTACCGCGGGCAGGGCATCGGGCTGGCGTTGTTCCGCGCCGTCGCCGCGGAGGCCGTCGCGCGTGGGGCCGAGCGGCTGGAGTGGATCGTGCTCGACTGGAACGAACTCGCGCTCGGCTTCTACCGCTCGCTGGGCGCCGAGGCACTGGACGAGTGGACCAAGATGCGGCTCACCGGCGACGCTCTTGCCGCGCTGGCCGAGCCGGTGCGCGACGCGTAA
- a CDS encoding peptide chain release factor-like protein: protein MPDIPDSNDDLMAECDVETLSGSTKGGQRANKVETAVRLTHRPTGTVVNERSSRSQFRNKALAVQELRRRLEEANRPVTPRRQTKPTRGSKRRRLEAKRQRSEKKKLRRPPDV, encoded by the coding sequence GTGCCCGACATCCCCGACTCCAACGACGACCTGATGGCCGAGTGCGACGTGGAGACGCTCTCGGGCAGCACGAAGGGTGGGCAGCGCGCCAACAAGGTCGAGACGGCCGTCCGCCTCACGCACCGGCCGACCGGGACCGTCGTCAACGAACGGAGTTCGCGGAGCCAGTTCCGCAACAAGGCCCTCGCCGTCCAAGAGCTGCGGCGGCGTCTCGAAGAAGCCAACCGGCCCGTCACGCCGCGGCGCCAGACGAAGCCGACTCGGGGCTCGAAGCGCCGCCGCCTGGAGGCCAAGCGCCAGCGGTCGGAGAAGAAGAAGCTCCGCCGCCCCCCCGACGTGTAG
- a CDS encoding sterol desaturase family protein: protein MLRFGLLVVAAFVVMEVASYVLHRFVFHGVLWRIHRTHHDPAHGHGKGIEWNDLFSVGFAALSMGLLWAGRADPLASTAFPLGVGIAVYGLLYFVLHDLYAHGRLGPKKTTVSAAQAVKRAHGRHHQSLSKVGQEPYGLFLFPPWMGRRFERKRDRAA, encoded by the coding sequence GTGCTTCGCTTCGGTCTTCTCGTCGTCGCCGCCTTCGTCGTCATGGAGGTGGCGTCGTACGTGCTCCACCGGTTCGTCTTCCACGGCGTCCTGTGGCGCATCCACCGGACGCACCACGACCCGGCGCATGGCCACGGCAAGGGCATCGAGTGGAACGACCTCTTCTCCGTCGGCTTCGCGGCGCTCTCGATGGGCCTGCTGTGGGCGGGCCGCGCCGACCCGCTGGCGAGCACCGCCTTCCCGCTGGGCGTAGGCATCGCGGTGTACGGGCTGCTCTACTTCGTCCTCCACGATCTCTACGCGCACGGGCGGCTGGGACCGAAGAAGACGACGGTCTCGGCGGCGCAGGCCGTCAAACGGGCGCATGGGCGGCACCACCAGTCGCTGTCGAAGGTCGGCCAGGAGCCGTACGGGCTGTTCCTGTTCCCCCCGTGGATGGGGCGGCGGTTCGAGCGGAAACGGGACCGCGCGGCCTGA
- a CDS encoding RNA polymerase sigma factor, with the protein MSEPSSAPPSASSEEDRATVAAAVGGDQRAYERLLTKYQGPLRRHVGKMVRDQGQVDDLVQEAFVKAFSNIESYNPAYAFSTWLYRITTNHTIDYIRKKKLPTFSIDKPVQTRDGQLQMELPDSTYRPDRAIVTDQRNEILSAAIAELPEKYHRVIVMRHQQEMTYEEIATELDLPLGTVKAHIFRARALLNKALRARRAELE; encoded by the coding sequence ATGTCCGAGCCGTCCTCCGCCCCCCCGTCCGCCTCCTCCGAGGAGGACCGCGCGACGGTCGCCGCGGCCGTCGGCGGCGACCAGCGGGCCTACGAGCGCCTGCTCACCAAGTACCAGGGGCCGCTGCGGCGCCACGTCGGCAAGATGGTGCGCGACCAGGGGCAGGTGGACGACCTCGTGCAGGAGGCGTTCGTCAAGGCGTTCAGCAACATCGAGAGCTACAACCCGGCCTACGCCTTCTCGACGTGGCTCTACCGGATCACGACGAACCACACGATCGACTACATCCGCAAGAAAAAGCTGCCGACGTTCTCGATCGACAAGCCGGTCCAGACGCGCGACGGCCAGTTGCAGATGGAACTGCCGGACTCGACGTACCGCCCGGACCGCGCCATCGTCACCGACCAGCGCAATGAGATCCTGAGCGCGGCCATCGCCGAGTTGCCGGAGAAGTACCACCGGGTGATCGTGATGCGCCACCAGCAGGAGATGACCTACGAGGAGATCGCGACCGAGCTGGACCTGCCGCTGGGCACCGTCAAGGCGCACATCTTCCGTGCCCGCGCGCTCCTCAACAAGGCGCTCCGCGCACGACGCGCCGAGCTGGAGTAG
- a CDS encoding sensor histidine kinase, protein MDPTPPDDPTIRDAVHALLRDWVDASPEATERFMAAVRPSFTGYGTGPGDYYANRAALRAMVRREHEGMSYPFTLDVPWMTVHRLHDASAVAVGEIAVTIDLDGEAVVERPRFTFALEREDGRWLLAHFHFSVPDAMQPEQGTMNDLLDERTRQLQEEVARRTEELNQSLADLQAAQAQLVQQEKMASLGALTAGIAHEIKNPLNFVTNFASLSQELVDELAEETDAEERAAILSDLRLNVEKIEQHGRRADGIVRAMMDHARSGSRDRRRVALNPLVAEYVGHVAHAARVQHPTFGVAPSLDLGPEVGEVEAVPQEIGRVIINLVGNALDAVRTRAASASPGYVPAVTVATRHVEDAVEVRVADNGTGMPEAVRARVFEPFFTTKPAGQGTGLGLSLSHDIVVQGHRGTLAVESTEGAGTTFVLRLPTA, encoded by the coding sequence ATGGACCCGACGCCCCCCGACGACCCGACGATCCGCGACGCCGTCCACGCCCTGCTCCGCGACTGGGTGGACGCGTCGCCCGAGGCCACCGAGCGGTTCATGGCGGCCGTCCGCCCCAGCTTCACCGGCTACGGGACCGGCCCTGGCGACTACTACGCCAACCGCGCCGCCCTCCGGGCGATGGTGCGGCGTGAGCACGAGGGCATGTCGTACCCGTTCACGCTCGACGTGCCGTGGATGACGGTCCACCGGCTCCACGACGCGTCGGCGGTCGCCGTGGGCGAGATCGCGGTCACCATCGACCTCGACGGCGAGGCCGTCGTCGAGCGGCCCCGCTTCACGTTCGCGCTCGAACGCGAGGACGGCCGCTGGCTGCTCGCCCACTTCCACTTCTCCGTCCCGGACGCGATGCAGCCCGAGCAGGGCACCATGAACGACCTCCTGGACGAGCGCACGCGCCAGCTCCAGGAGGAGGTCGCCCGGCGCACGGAGGAGCTCAACCAGTCCCTCGCCGACCTGCAGGCCGCCCAGGCGCAGCTCGTCCAGCAGGAGAAGATGGCCTCGCTCGGCGCGCTGACCGCGGGCATCGCGCACGAGATCAAAAACCCGCTCAACTTCGTCACCAACTTCGCCTCCCTGTCGCAGGAGCTGGTGGACGAGCTGGCCGAGGAGACCGACGCCGAGGAGCGCGCCGCGATCCTGTCCGACCTGCGGCTGAACGTCGAGAAGATCGAGCAGCACGGCCGCCGCGCCGACGGCATCGTGCGCGCGATGATGGACCACGCGCGGAGCGGCAGCCGCGACCGGCGGCGGGTCGCGCTCAACCCGCTCGTGGCGGAGTACGTCGGGCACGTGGCGCACGCGGCGCGGGTCCAGCACCCGACGTTCGGCGTGGCGCCCTCCCTCGACCTCGGGCCCGAGGTGGGTGAGGTCGAGGCGGTGCCCCAGGAGATCGGGCGCGTGATCATCAACCTGGTCGGCAACGCGCTCGACGCCGTCCGCACGCGGGCCGCGTCTGCAAGCCCCGGCTACGTCCCGGCCGTGACGGTCGCCACCCGGCACGTCGAGGACGCCGTCGAGGTCCGCGTGGCCGACAACGGGACCGGGATGCCGGAGGCCGTCCGCGCGCGCGTCTTCGAGCCCTTCTTCACCACCAAGCCGGCGGGCCAGGGTACGGGGCTGGGCCTCTCGCTCAGCCACGATATCGTGGTGCAGGGCCACCGCGGAACGCTGGCGGTCGAGAGCACCGAGGGCGCCGGGACCACGTTCGTGCTCCGGCTGCCGACCGCCTGA